The stretch of DNA GGCAATATTTCCAGAAGTCTGGTATACAACGTGCACATCGTGCCCTTGGTCAATTAAACGCTTAAAAGTTCCTCCCATTGAAATTACATCATCATCTGGGTGTGGACTAAAAATAATCACTCTTTTCTTTTCCGGAATTGCTCTTTCAGGACGATTGGTATCGTCTGCATTAGGCTTACCTCCCGGCCAACCTGTAATGGTATGTTGCAATGTGTTAAACATTTTGATATTTAAATCATAAACTGAACCTGCAATAGCTAATAAATCAGAAAGTCCATTATCATTATAATCTCGATCAGTTAATTTCAAAACAGGTTTCCCAACTTTTTTACTTAACCAAACAATGGCTTTTCTCATTAAACTATCTTCCCAGTTGCATGCCTGCACTAACCATGGAGTATGAACTCTTGTTAATTCACTTGAAGCTTCTTTATCTAGTACAAAACTTGTGTTTTTATGATACTGCAAATAAGTTGCAGGTTTTTCAGAAGATATTTCACCTTCAATTGTTTGAGCTACAATTTCTGCTTTATTATGCCCCCAAGCCATAATTACAATACGTTTCGCTTGTAATATAGTTGAGATCCCCATAGTAATTGCTCTTTTCGGCACATTATCAAGTCCTAAAAAAGAAGGAGCTGCATCCGATCGTGTTAAATGATCTAATGTAATTAAACGTGTAGCTGAATTCAAGTGAGAACCTGGCTCATTAAATCCAACATGTCCTGTTCGCCCAATTCCTAATAACTGAAAATCAAGACCTCCATAATCTTTTATTTTCTGTTCATAATTCCTACAAAACATTAAAATTTCACCTTTATCAACCTCTCCACTAGGTATATTTATATTTTCAGGTAAAATATCAACATGGTTGAATAAATGCTCATGCATAAAATAATGATAACTTTGGTTATCTTCCTTTTGCATAGGATAATATTCATCCAAGTTAAATGTAACCACATTTCTAAAGCTCAATCCTTCCTCTCTGTGTAAGCGAACTAATTCAGCATATACACGGATAGGTGAAGAACCTGTAGCCAAACCTAACACACATTTCTGTCCTGTAGATTCTTTATCACGAATTAAATCGGCTATTTCATTTGCAACACTAATTGAAGCCTCTTCTGCTTTGTTATAAATAACACTATGAATTTTCTCAAAACGTGTCTCTTCATAAGTTCCGGGTGGTTGATACTGTAATGTTTTCATGTCTTGCATTCTAAAAGTTGATTCTTTATTCATTTAAATTAATTAGTAACTCAATTTGATTGAGTTACTAATTTATGTATTTTAATTTACATCCCACCAAAGTGCTGTTCCTCCTGTATCAGGACCACCTAATAGCCCTACAGCTTTTTCTACTTCTTCAGCATTTGTCAATTTTTCTGAAGCTGGAAAATTAATACGCTTAATAAATTCTTCTGTACTTATTTTTCCACCAGAATTATTGTTAACAACTGTAAACAATTTAGGATATCCCGTTCTTCGAACTTCTGACCACGCTTCTTGTCCATCAGGAAAAACTGCAATCCATTTTTGAGTTGCAATTCGTTCTACCTTCTCTTCTTGGCTTGCTCCATCATTCCATGCTATTGTAATCATACTTTGAGCAACATCATCATTTACAGAGCTAACTGGATCTGAATAATCCATTGGAGTTTTTACCGAATCTGCTAAATAATCTGATGCTCCAGAAACTCCATGCTGTTCAAATGATAATTGAATTCCTGTTTCATATGCTGTTTTCGCATCCATACCCATACTCCATCCTAATACAGCTCCTTCTGCACGTAAAAAGGCTACTTCAGCGGCTGTCATTAATTGAATATCTGCACTTTCAATTGCAGTACCAATTTTTGAAAACGTTTGATAATCAGATTTCGCTGCAATATCAGAACCTTGTCTAATTCCTTTGTATTCTCCTGGTGAAACTTCTGATTCTTGAAAAAGCACTGCTAATCTTGGATCTTCATATCCTTTTAAATAAGACTCCATTGGGGCTCCCATACGAATATCATTCCAACTGCTATTAAATACCTGTAAAGGATTTGTATCTGCTGTTATAAAGAAATTATCAGTATTACTTTCAATAACTCCTAATGCATGATTAATTGATTTTTCAGCTTCTGTTTTTGCTCTAACTGGATCTACATTAGAAATTCGTAAAGCTAATCTTAAACGTAATGAATTTGCAAATTTGATCCATTGTGTTTTATCTCCTGCATAATGTGACTTATCTGTTTCTGCATGAATAATTCCTTCTCCAGAATTTTCAATTTGTTCTACTGCAATATCTAAATCTTTAAAAAAAGCATCATAAGCTATTTCTTGAGAATCAAATTCTGCATAATCTTCTGATTCACCATATTTTGTGTATACAATTGGTCCATAAATATCGGATACTCTATGCATACCCAATACTTTTAAGATCAAAGACACTCCATAATATTGAGGTGCAGATTCTTCTCCTCTTTGCTTTACCCAATAAGCATTAAACATAATATTTTTATAGGCTATATCCCAGGCAAACTGATTCCATCCATCTACTAAATCATAAGTCATATTATTCAAGTTTCCTCTAAAGGGTGTTGGAGGCATCATGTAACCTGAATATACATCTCCGATTAAATTTTGTTGTAATTGAGCTTGCCATGCAGGATTTAAGGTTAGAATATTATTATACATTCCTGCCATATATCCTCTTACATTATTATCATCTTGTTTTAATTCTTCAAGAGTTTGTCCATAAGGATTGGTATTAATTGAATCATCTGCTTCACAAGAAGCCAATATTACCAAACCTGAAAATAAAACTGTTTTT from Flavobacteriaceae bacterium UJ101 encodes:
- the nagB|GNPDA gene encoding glucosamine-6-phosphate deaminase (Catalyzes the reversible isomerization-deamination of glucosamine 6-phosphate (GlcN6P) to form fructose 6-phosphate (Fru6P) and ammonium ion; Belongs to the glucosamine/galactosamine-6-phosphate isomerase family. NagB subfamily.; KEGG: fjo:Fjoh_2029 glucosamine-6-phosphate deaminase), whose product is MNKESTFRMQDMKTLQYQPPGTYEETRFEKIHSVIYNKAEEASISVANEIADLIRDKESTGQKCVLGLATGSSPIRVYAELVRLHREEGLSFRNVVTFNLDEYYPMQKEDNQSYHYFMHEHLFNHVDILPENINIPSGEVDKGEILMFCRNYEQKIKDYGGLDFQLLGIGRTGHVGFNEPGSHLNSATRLITLDHLTRSDAAPSFLGLDNVPKRAITMGISTILQAKRIVIMAWGHNKAEIVAQTIEGEISSEKPATYLQYHKNTSFVLDKEASSELTRVHTPWLVQACNWEDSLMRKAIVWLSKKVGKPVLKLTDRDYNDNGLSDLLAIAGSVYDLNIKMFNTLQHTITGWPGGKPNADDTNRPERAIPEKKRVIIFSPHPDDDVISMGGTFKRLIDQGHDVHVVYQTSGNIAVSDDEAIKFLDVARELSEYQNNESPSYLREALDSINQKKFNEADSIQVRKLKGLIRRRECYGATRFYTLPDEKVHFLDMPFYETGRVKKAPLSDEDIQIVQSIIEKVQPHQIYAAGDLADPHGTHKVCLDAIFSAIDHLKHKEYMHECWVWLYRGAWHEWPVNEIEMAVPMSPDQVLQKRKAIFYHQSQKDGVMFQGDDLREFWQRAEDRNRDTAKQYHELGMADYEAIEAFKRYHFL